From the genome of Clavibacter nebraskensis NCPPB 2581:
GCGCGCGGGCGCCGTCGACGAACGGGTCGCAGATCCACGCGAGCTCGGCGTCGGGATCCGCGGCGATGTTGGCGGCGTGGACCTGGCCGATGCGGCCGGTGCCGATCAGGCCGAAGCGCAGGGGGGTGGTGGTCATGTCGCCGTCCTCGTGTGTGGTGGTGGATGCGGGTGCGCCGGGGTGGGCGCCAGGTCAGGCCCAGGCGCGGAGCGCCTCGCGGTTGACGCGCTGGTCCTCCGTGCGCTCGGCCCGGAAGCGGCGGATGTCGGCGTCGGGCGCGTTGAGCACGTCCTGCTCGACCACCACCCAGCCGTCGTAGCCCTGCGCCTCGATCGCGGTCATCACGCTCGCGAGGTCGACGTCGCCCCGGCCGAATGCCACGAACGCGCCGGAGGACCACACCTCGCGCATGCCGCCGCCCGCGGCGAGCACGCGGCGGAGCTCGGCGGCGTCGACGTCCTTGAGGTGCAGGTGGGTGATCCGCGACCCCCAGCGGGAGATCGCCGCGAGTGGGTCGCCGCCCGCGATGACGAGGTGGCCGGTGTCGAGCGTGAGACCGACGTCGACCTGGTCGAGGAACCGGTCGATCTCCTCGGGCGACTCCACGAACGTGCCCGCGTGGTGGTGGAACGTGGGCTCGAAGCCCGCGGCGCGCGTGATCTCCGCCGCACGCGCGGTGTTGCGGACGAGGCGCGACCACGCGGCGTCGTCGAGCGGGTCGGCCTCGGCGCCGCGGCCCGGGGCGGCGGCGCGGGGCGCGGATCCGGAATCAGCGAGCGTCGGCAGCGGCAGCCGCCCGGGTCCGGCCTCGGCCGCCTCCTGGAACACGCGCAGCGACGCGTGCAGCTCGGGCAGGGACGCCTCGAACGCGTCGTCGTCGGAGAGGGGGAGCTGGATCCAGCCGCCGGCGAGCTCGAGGCCCGCGCCCGTGAGCCGGTCGCGCAGCTCCCGCCCGCGCCCGAGGTAGCCGACGGGCCCCAGGTCGATCCCCGCGTACCCGGTCTCGGCCAGCGCCTCCACCATGTCGTCGGGGGGCACGACCTCGGTGCCCTCGGGCGTCAGCTCGAACACCCCGAAGCTCACGGGGGCGCCGGCGACAGTGGCCCTCACGCGGCGGATCCCGTCGGGTGGGCAGTCACGGCGGCGCGGGGCGCGGGGGTGGTGCGGGTCTGGACCATGCGGCGTCGCACTGCTCCTCGTGGCCGGCGGGCGGATGTTTGTCCTGACGATAGTACGTGGGAGAGGTCCTCCGCCATGGTCCCGACCGGCCCGCGTCGTCGCGCCGCGTCGAGCGCATGACGAGCCGGTGACGATCCGGTTGCGACCCGCCGCCCGCGGTCGCGCCCGGCCTACGCTCGACGGGAGATCCCCCGTGCGGGGGAACCCGCGACGCCGAGGGGGACGACGCCATGCACGACACCGAGACCGCACCCGCATCCGCCGCCACGGGCAGGGGGAGCGGCCCCGTGGGGGCCCGCCGCGTCGCCCGCCCGCTCGCCGTCGCGACCGCCCTGGCCCTCGGCCTCTCCGCGCTCGTCGCGTCGCCCGCCGAGGCCGCGACCGTCGCCATCGCCGACGTGCAGGGCAGCGGCAGCACGACCCCGTTCGCCGGCCGCGTCGTCACGGTCGAGGGCGTCGTCACCGCCGACTACCGAGGGGCGAGCGGCTACGCGGGCGTCGTGATCCAGACCCCCGGCTCGGGCGGCGGGACCGACGCGACGCCCGGCGCCTCCGACGGCGTCTTCGTCTACCTCGGCGGCCAGGACCCGGCCGTCGCGATCGGCGACCTGGTCCGCGTCACGGGCACCGCGTCGGAGCGCCAGGGCCAGACCCAGGTCGCCGCGACCGCGACCGACCTCGTGCGGGCCGGCGTCGGGGTGCCCGCCGCCACCCCGCTCCCCGACACGCTCCGCGGCGCCGACCGCGAGTCGCTCGAGAGCATGCTCGTGACGCCCACGGGCGACTACCGCGTCGGATCCGCGCACCAGCTCGACACGTACGGCACGCTCTGGCTGAGCGCCGGCGCCGACCTGCCCGTGAAGGCCACCGACGTCGTGCGCCCGGGTGCCGAGGCCGACCGGATCACCGCCGACAACCGGGCGCGCCGGCTCCTCCTCGACGACGGCTACAACATCCAGCTCACCAACGCCGCGTACCCCGCGGGCGCGACGCAGCCGTACTACTCGGCCGACCGCGTGGTGCGCAACGGCGACGTCCCCGTCTTCCCGACCACGCCCTACGTGCTCGCCTACGGCTTCGACGACTGGCGCCTCCAGCCCACGACGCCCGTCACCTCGCTCGACGCGGCCGGCCGGGTGCCGACCTTCACGAGCGGGAACCCGCGCCCCGCGTCCTCGCCCGAGGTGGGCGGCGACGTGCGCATCGCCGGGTTCAACGTCCTCAACTACTTCACGACGCTCGGGGAGCGCGGCGCGGCCACCGCGGAGGAGTTCCGGAAGCAGCGCGCCAAGATCGTCACGGCGATCACCGGCCTCGACGCGCAGGTCGTGACGCTGATGGAGATCGAGAACTCGACCCGCTTCGGGGAGCCCGCGGACACCGCGACGGCCGACCTCGTGCGCGGCCTGAACGACGCCGCCGGGAAGAAGGTCTGGGACTACGTGCGCACGCCCGCCGCGCTCGCGTCGACGCCGACCGACGAGATCCAGAACGCGATCATCTACCGCACCGACGCCGTCACGCCGGTCGGGGCGGCCGCCACGCAGATCGACGAGACGGTGTGGGGCAACGCCCGCGAGCCGATCGCCCAGGCGTTCCGCGGCGGCGACCAGACGTTCACGGTGGTCGCGAACCACCTCAAGTCGAAGTCGGGATCCGGCACGCAGCCGGCGGACGGCCAGGGCTTCTTCAACGCCGACCGCGTCGCGCAGGCGGAGGCCGTCGCGCGCTTCGCGTCCGAGCTGCAGGCGTCGAGCGGATCCGACCTCCTCTACCTGCTCGGCGACTTCAACGCCTACTCCGAGGAGGACCCGATCCAGGCACTCCGCGACGCCGGCTTCGTCGACCTCGTGGCCGCCAAGGCGCCGGGCGAGCGCACGTACTCCTTCGACGGCGAGGTGGGATCCCTCGACCACGTGCTCGTGACCCGCGCCGGCGCCGAGCGCGTCACGGGCGTCGGGGTGTGGGACATCAACGCGCCCGAGTGGGCGGCGCGCGAGTACGGCGGGGCCGCGACCGACGGATCCAGCGCCTTCCGCTCCAGCGACCACGACCCCGTCAAGGTCGGCCTCGACACGATCCGCGACGCGTCGACCCTCGTCGGGTACGCCGACCGCCTGCTCGTCCGCAGCGGACAGGCCGTGGCGTACTCCCTGCGGCTGCAGGCGGGCGGCGCTCCCGTGGCCGGCCGCGTGCAGGTCCTCGACCGGGGCCGGGCGATCACCTCCGTCGACGTCACCGACGCCGACGCCGGCCGCGCGACCGTCACGCTGCCGAGGCTCTCCCGCGGGATCCACCTCATCACCGCGAGCTACGCGGGCGACTCCGGGGCCAAGGGGTCGAGCACCGTCTGGCCGTCGATCGTCCTCGTCCGGTAGCCGCCCGCCGCACGCGGAATGCGCGGACCGCGCGCCCGGTTGCACCCCGAGACCGCACGAACCGAGCACGAGAAGAGGACGCACCATGGCCACCACCGAGCTGACCGCCGAGAACTTCGAGAGCATCGTCGACTCCAACGGCATCGTCGTCGTCGACTTCTGGGCCGACTGGTGCGGCCCCTGCAAGCAGTTCGCGCCCGTCTTCGACAAGTCGAGCGAGAAGCACGCCGACATCGTCCACGGCAAGGTCGACACCGAGGCGCAGCAGTTCCTCGCGCAGCAGGCGAACATCTCCGCCATCCCGACGCTCATGATCTTCAAGGACCAGACGCTGATCTTCAGCCAGGCCGGCGCGCTGCCCGCCCCGGCGCTCGAGTCGCTCATCGAGGAGGTGCGCGCCGTCGACGTGGCCGCCCTCAAGGAGCAGGCCGCCGCCGAGGCCGCGCAGGCCACGCCCGGCGCCAGCGCCGACCCGACCGCGATCTGACCCGCGGCTGATCCGCATCCGCGGCTGATCGGCGCCGACGGCCCCTCCCCATCCGGGAGGGGCCGTCCGTGTCCCCACCGCCCCTCTCCCCGCCGTCCGCGGAGCACGCCCCGGATACGATTGCCCCGATGACCTCCACCCCTCCCGCTCCCGCCGGATCCGTCGCGTCCGGCGCCGCCCTGGCCCCCGCCCTCGAGTGCCTCGGCACGGTCTTCGGGTACGACGCCTTCCGCGGCGACCAGCAGGAGATCGTCGAGCACGTCATCGGCGGCGGCGACGCGCTCGTGCTCATGCCCACGGGCGGCGGCAAGTCGCTCTGCTACCAGATCCCGAGCCTGGTCCGCGAGGGCACGGGCGTCGTCATCTCGCCGCTCATCGCCCTCATGCAGGACCAGGTCGACGCGCTGCGCGCCGTCGGCGTCCGGGCCGCGTTCCTCAACTCCACGCAGGACCTCGAGACGAGCCGCGCGGTCGAGCGCGCCCTGCTCGACGGCGACCTCGACCTGCTCTACCTCGCTCCCGAGCGCCTCATCCTCGACCGGATGGGCCGCCTCCTCGACGAGGCCCGCATCGCCCTCTTCGCCATCGACGAGGCGCACTGCGTCTCCCAGTGGGGCCACGACTTCCGCAAGGACTACCTGGCGCTGTCGATGCTGCAGGAGCGCTGGCCGGAGGTCCCGCGCATCGCGCTCACCGCCACGGCCAACGAGGCCACGCACGCCGACATCACCGCGCGCCTGGGCCTCCAGGACGCGCGCCACTTCGTCTCCTCGTTCGACCGCCCGAACATCCGCTACCGCATCGTCCCCAAGGCCGAGCCGCGCAAGCAGCTGGTCGACCTCATCCGGAACGAGCACGCGGGCGACCCCGGCATCGTCTACTGCCTGAGCCGCAAGACCGTCGAGCAGACGGCCGAGGCGCTGAACAAGCAGGGGATCACCGCGCTGCCGTACCACGCGGGCCTCGACGCGGCCGTCCGCCAGCGCAACCAGGCGCGCTTCCTCCGCGAGGACGGCATCGTCATGTGCGCCACCATCGCGTTCGGCATGGGCATCGACAAGCCCGACGTGCGCTTCGTCGCCCACATCGACCTGCCGAAGTCCATCGAGGGCTACTACCAGGAGACCGGGCGCGCGGGCCGCGACGGCCTACCGTCCACCGCCTGGCTCGCCTACGGCCTGCAGGACGTCGTGCAGCAGCGCCGCATGATCGACCAGTCCGAGGGCGACGCGCAGCACCGCCGCCGGCTCTCCCAGCACCTCGATGCGATGCTCGCGCTGTGCGAGACGGTCGGCTGCCGCCGCGTGCAGCTCCTGCGCTACTTCGGCGAGGAGACGGGTCCGTGCGGCAACTGCGACACGTGCCTCGAGCCCGTCGAGACGTGGGACGCCACGGTGCCCTCGCAGAAGCTACTGTCCACGATCGTGCGGCTGCAGCGCGAGCGGAACCAGCGCTTCGGGGCGGCGCACCTCATCGACATCCTGCTCGGCAACGAGACCGACCGCGTCCGCCAGCAGGGGCACGACCAGCTCGCCACCTTCGGCATCGGCGGCGAGCTCACCGACGTCCAGTGGCGCGGCGTCGTCCGCCAGCTCCTCGCGCAGGGCCTGCTCGGCGTGAGCGACGACGGTTACGGCACGCTCGTCATCACCGCGGGCAGCGGCGACGTCCTCAGCGGATCCCGCCAGGTGCCCATGCGGCAGGAGCCCGAGCGCATCGTGCGCGGCCGCGGCACCCGCACCACGCGCGCGAAGGGCGGCCAGGTGGTCGACCTCCCCGAGGAGGCGCAGGGGCTCTTCGAGGCGCTCCGGGCCTGGCGCTCGGAGCAGGCCAAGGAGCAGGGCGTCCCCGCGTACGTGGTGTTCGCCGACGTGACCCTGCGCGAGGTCGCGACGGTGCGCCCGCAGGACCTCGGTCAGCTCGCCGGGATCACGGGCATCGGCCAGAAGAAGCTCGACACGTACGGCGCGGGGCTGCTCGCGGTCGTCGCCGCCGGGTCCGCCGCGGCCGAGTAGGGCACCGGCCGACCTGCGCTCGGCGGGGGAGAGGGACCCGGTCCCGAGCCTCGAGGGCTGCGGGACCGAGCCGCGCACACGGCCGACTTTTACCCGAAGACCGGCCCGGCGCTGGCGGGACAGCTCACCCGAAGAGCTGTCGCCGTTGCCCACGATCGTACTGGTCCGGCCGCGGGCTCCACGCGGGCTGTGGGGAGCGGGCGAGGCGTGGTAAGGCGTGCGGGCCGCACGCGAGCGGCCGTGAGGACCCCGCATGTAAACACCGTGTAACGGGAGGCCGCAGACGCTTCATCGGGATTGCCAACACCGTATGGCGTATTTGTAATATGTCACCTACCACCGGCTGCCCAAGGCCGGACGAGGGAGCGCCATGGCAGTGACAGGAGCGGATGCGGACGCTGTCCGCACGGGGCGCGGCCGCGCTGCCGTCCTCCCCAGCACCGGATCACGCCGACCGCTGGGCGCCGACGCCGTCACCCTCGAGGGCGGTCTGCTCGGGGCGTGGCAGGAGCGCAACCGGGCCCGGACCATCCCCCACGCCATCGCGTCCATGACCGCCGCCGGCAACCTCGACGACCTCCGCGCGGCCGTCGACGGGCCGGGCGAGCGGCCCCTGCCCCGCTACCCGTTCCTCGACACCGACGTCTACAAGACCCTCGAGGGCATCGCCTACGAGGTCGGACGCGGTGCCGCGAGCCCGGAGATGCGCGCCTTCCTCGACGAGGCCGCGGACGTGCTCGAGCGCGTGCAGGCGGACGACGGCTACATCGGCTCGTACGTGCAGCGGCCGGGATCCGACCGCGAGCCCTGGTCCGACCTCGCCTGGGGCCACGAGCTCTACAACCTCGGGCACCTGATCCAGGCCGCCGTCGCCGAATCCCGGCAGGGCGGCGACGGCCGGCTCCTCGCCGTGGCCCGCCGCTTCGCCGACGCCGCGGTGCGGGAGTTCGGCCCCGGCGGACGCGTCGCGGTCTGCGGCCACCCCGAGGTCGAGATGGCGCTCGTCGAGCTCTCCCGCGAGACGGGGGAGCGCGCGTACCTCGACCTCGCCGCCGCGTTCATCGACCGGCGCGGGCGCGGCACGGTCGCCACGCGGATCTTCCCCGCCGAGTACTTCCAGGACGCGCACCCCTTCCGCGAGATGCCCGCCGTCACGGGTCACGCCGTCCGCATGGCCTACCTCGCCGCGGGTGCGACGGACGTGGCGACGGAGACGGGCGACGCCGAGCTGCTCGCCGCATCCGTCCGCCTGTTCGACGACGCGGTGCGCACCCGCCTCTACGTCACCGGCGGGCTCGGCAGCCGTCACTCGGACGAGGCGATCGGCGACGCCTACGAGCTGCCGAGCGAGCGGTCCTACAGCGAGACCTGCGCGGCCATCGCGGTGATGCAGTGGGCGTGGCGCCTCTTCCTCGCCACGGGCGAGCCGCGCTTCCTTGACACCCACGAGACCGTGCTGCTCAATGCCTACGCGGTCGGTCTCTCCGCCGACGGCACGG
Proteins encoded in this window:
- a CDS encoding sugar phosphate isomerase/epimerase family protein; the protein is MRATVAGAPVSFGVFELTPEGTEVVPPDDMVEALAETGYAGIDLGPVGYLGRGRELRDRLTGAGLELAGGWIQLPLSDDDAFEASLPELHASLRVFQEAAEAGPGRLPLPTLADSGSAPRAAAPGRGAEADPLDDAAWSRLVRNTARAAEITRAAGFEPTFHHHAGTFVESPEEIDRFLDQVDVGLTLDTGHLVIAGGDPLAAISRWGSRITHLHLKDVDAAELRRVLAAGGGMREVWSSGAFVAFGRGDVDLASVMTAIEAQGYDGWVVVEQDVLNAPDADIRRFRAERTEDQRVNREALRAWA
- a CDS encoding ExeM/NucH family extracellular endonuclease; protein product: MHDTETAPASAATGRGSGPVGARRVARPLAVATALALGLSALVASPAEAATVAIADVQGSGSTTPFAGRVVTVEGVVTADYRGASGYAGVVIQTPGSGGGTDATPGASDGVFVYLGGQDPAVAIGDLVRVTGTASERQGQTQVAATATDLVRAGVGVPAATPLPDTLRGADRESLESMLVTPTGDYRVGSAHQLDTYGTLWLSAGADLPVKATDVVRPGAEADRITADNRARRLLLDDGYNIQLTNAAYPAGATQPYYSADRVVRNGDVPVFPTTPYVLAYGFDDWRLQPTTPVTSLDAAGRVPTFTSGNPRPASSPEVGGDVRIAGFNVLNYFTTLGERGAATAEEFRKQRAKIVTAITGLDAQVVTLMEIENSTRFGEPADTATADLVRGLNDAAGKKVWDYVRTPAALASTPTDEIQNAIIYRTDAVTPVGAAATQIDETVWGNAREPIAQAFRGGDQTFTVVANHLKSKSGSGTQPADGQGFFNADRVAQAEAVARFASELQASSGSDLLYLLGDFNAYSEEDPIQALRDAGFVDLVAAKAPGERTYSFDGEVGSLDHVLVTRAGAERVTGVGVWDINAPEWAAREYGGAATDGSSAFRSSDHDPVKVGLDTIRDASTLVGYADRLLVRSGQAVAYSLRLQAGGAPVAGRVQVLDRGRAITSVDVTDADAGRATVTLPRLSRGIHLITASYAGDSGAKGSSTVWPSIVLVR
- the trxA gene encoding thioredoxin; protein product: MATTELTAENFESIVDSNGIVVVDFWADWCGPCKQFAPVFDKSSEKHADIVHGKVDTEAQQFLAQQANISAIPTLMIFKDQTLIFSQAGALPAPALESLIEEVRAVDVAALKEQAAAEAAQATPGASADPTAI
- the recQ gene encoding DNA helicase RecQ codes for the protein MTSTPPAPAGSVASGAALAPALECLGTVFGYDAFRGDQQEIVEHVIGGGDALVLMPTGGGKSLCYQIPSLVREGTGVVISPLIALMQDQVDALRAVGVRAAFLNSTQDLETSRAVERALLDGDLDLLYLAPERLILDRMGRLLDEARIALFAIDEAHCVSQWGHDFRKDYLALSMLQERWPEVPRIALTATANEATHADITARLGLQDARHFVSSFDRPNIRYRIVPKAEPRKQLVDLIRNEHAGDPGIVYCLSRKTVEQTAEALNKQGITALPYHAGLDAAVRQRNQARFLREDGIVMCATIAFGMGIDKPDVRFVAHIDLPKSIEGYYQETGRAGRDGLPSTAWLAYGLQDVVQQRRMIDQSEGDAQHRRRLSQHLDAMLALCETVGCRRVQLLRYFGEETGPCGNCDTCLEPVETWDATVPSQKLLSTIVRLQRERNQRFGAAHLIDILLGNETDRVRQQGHDQLATFGIGGELTDVQWRGVVRQLLAQGLLGVSDDGYGTLVITAGSGDVLSGSRQVPMRQEPERIVRGRGTRTTRAKGGQVVDLPEEAQGLFEALRAWRSEQAKEQGVPAYVVFADVTLREVATVRPQDLGQLAGITGIGQKKLDTYGAGLLAVVAAGSAAAE
- a CDS encoding glycoside hydrolase family 127 protein; amino-acid sequence: MAVTGADADAVRTGRGRAAVLPSTGSRRPLGADAVTLEGGLLGAWQERNRARTIPHAIASMTAAGNLDDLRAAVDGPGERPLPRYPFLDTDVYKTLEGIAYEVGRGAASPEMRAFLDEAADVLERVQADDGYIGSYVQRPGSDREPWSDLAWGHELYNLGHLIQAAVAESRQGGDGRLLAVARRFADAAVREFGPGGRVAVCGHPEVEMALVELSRETGERAYLDLAAAFIDRRGRGTVATRIFPAEYFQDAHPFREMPAVTGHAVRMAYLAAGATDVATETGDAELLAASVRLFDDAVRTRLYVTGGLGSRHSDEAIGDAYELPSERSYSETCAAIAVMQWAWRLFLATGEPRFLDTHETVLLNAYAVGLSADGTGFFYDNPLQRRPDHHAQSGAETEGELMRRPWFTCPCCPPNIVRWMSELQDHVAVAEGDDLVIAHPAACAIRTDEIDVRVTTAYPWDGAVRVEVLRASGAETGIVIRRPGWCRSATAVVSGADGSEVQVDAEAGDRWIRATRAWAAGDALVVELDMPVRALGSHPHLDATRGTLAVARGPVVYAVEQEDAGAPVDDLLLDPRDLAAARPVPLPVADPWGPASDARAETGPGLALAVRLRRALPAPDELYPEVVPGATVPAASADPVDAVLVPYALWGNRSPAAMRVWIRAADTG